Proteins from a genomic interval of Pseudomonas silesiensis:
- a CDS encoding FAD-binding protein, giving the protein MATFDDSFYTPIQTPLQVADSSALLWDEHCDVLVIGWGAAGACSALEARALGANVLIADRFTGGGASAKSGGVVYAGGGTRHQQAAGFSDTPEAMFDYLKHETQNVISDDTLRRFCADSVSNLDWLESHGAPYGHQMPPGGKTSYPPDGYFLYYSGNELVPQHGGPLPPAPRGHRTVGKGQCGAVLYAHLKDACLRAGARPLLQAAAKRLVVDAQGRVVGAEMWCMTPGTPQAELHARLAARAERLQNFAAGYCNKLRQRIGQLERDFARPRLVHARNGVILSTGGFIFNRELIKRHAPKFLRNFKVGATGCDGSGLRLGTSVGGQGAGLERVSAWRFLNPPYSWHKGIVVNREGRRFCNEEVYGATLGQPLMEEQGGKAWLVLDAPLRKKALREALFGGYWWFQSLPALVLMLFKVRKGKSLSELANATGMDPAVLRASMLAANAAARGEAPEPFGKSPGGRQVLDQGPFYACDISVTNPVFPLGALTLGGLRVDEGNGAVLDGQGQAIPGLYAAGRTALGIPSHLYISGLSLADCVFSGRRAGAAAARFMDQQLQPTLAQETT; this is encoded by the coding sequence ATGGCGACGTTCGATGACAGTTTCTACACGCCGATCCAGACACCTTTGCAAGTCGCCGACAGCAGCGCGTTGCTGTGGGACGAGCACTGCGATGTATTGGTTATAGGGTGGGGTGCGGCCGGGGCCTGCTCGGCACTGGAGGCCCGCGCCCTGGGTGCCAATGTCTTGATTGCCGACCGATTCACCGGTGGCGGTGCCAGTGCCAAGAGTGGCGGGGTGGTCTACGCCGGTGGCGGTACCCGCCATCAGCAGGCGGCAGGGTTCAGCGACACGCCCGAAGCCATGTTTGACTACCTCAAGCATGAAACCCAAAACGTGATCAGCGACGACACCCTGCGGCGCTTCTGCGCCGACAGCGTCAGCAACCTCGACTGGCTGGAAAGCCACGGTGCGCCCTATGGCCACCAGATGCCACCGGGCGGCAAGACTTCGTACCCGCCTGACGGCTACTTTCTCTATTACTCCGGCAACGAACTGGTGCCGCAGCATGGTGGCCCGCTGCCACCGGCACCACGGGGTCATCGCACCGTGGGCAAGGGCCAGTGCGGCGCGGTGCTGTATGCACATCTCAAGGACGCGTGCCTGCGCGCCGGGGCCCGGCCGTTGCTGCAGGCGGCAGCCAAACGCCTGGTGGTTGATGCGCAGGGGCGGGTGGTGGGTGCCGAGATGTGGTGCATGACCCCCGGCACCCCGCAAGCGGAGTTGCATGCGCGCCTGGCCGCTCGCGCCGAGCGTTTACAGAATTTCGCCGCGGGTTACTGCAACAAGCTGCGTCAGCGGATCGGTCAGCTCGAGCGGGATTTCGCCCGGCCACGTCTGGTTCACGCCCGGAACGGTGTGATCCTCAGTACCGGCGGTTTCATTTTCAATCGCGAACTGATCAAGCGACATGCGCCGAAATTCCTGCGCAATTTCAAGGTCGGGGCCACAGGCTGTGACGGCAGCGGCCTGCGCCTGGGGACCAGCGTCGGTGGTCAGGGCGCTGGATTGGAGCGGGTGTCCGCCTGGCGGTTCCTCAACCCGCCGTACAGTTGGCACAAAGGCATCGTGGTCAATCGCGAGGGCCGGCGCTTCTGCAATGAAGAAGTCTACGGCGCCACCCTGGGCCAACCCTTGATGGAAGAGCAGGGCGGCAAAGCGTGGCTGGTGCTGGATGCGCCGTTGCGCAAGAAGGCCCTCCGCGAGGCATTGTTTGGCGGCTATTGGTGGTTTCAAAGCTTGCCCGCCCTGGTCCTGATGCTGTTCAAGGTGCGCAAGGGCAAGAGCCTGAGCGAATTGGCCAATGCGACGGGCATGGACCCTGCCGTACTGCGTGCCTCGATGCTGGCGGCCAACGCAGCCGCCCGTGGCGAGGCGCCGGAGCCGTTCGGCAAATCGCCGGGCGGGCGTCAAGTGCTCGATCAGGGGCCGTTTTATGCCTGCGACATTTCCGTGACCAATCCGGTCTTTCCACTGGGTGCCTTGACCCTCGGCGGGTTGCGCGTGGACGAGGGCAACGGCGCGGTGCTCGACGGGCAGGGCCAGGCAATACCCGGCCTGTATGCCGCGGGGCGCACCGCGCTGGGCATTCCTTCGCACCTCTACATCAGCGGTTTATCCCTGGCAGACTGCGTGTTCTCCGGGCGTCGTGCCGGAGCGGCCGCGGCCCGGTTCATGGATCAACAGCTGCAGCCGACCCTCGCACAAGAGACGACATGA
- a CDS encoding enoyl-CoA hydratase: MSDSSAAPVLLERPLPGVALLRLNRPQATNALSLELQALLSRYFSELAIDPEVRCIVLTGGDKVFAAGGDINSMAGVGAIDIYKRHTERVWGPIQHCPKPVIAAVCGYAYGGGCELAMHADLIVAGRSARFCQPEIRIGIMPGIGGTQRLVRAVGKVKAMRMALTGQPISAEEAWVAGLISDLVDDDQVQAHALELARVIAAMPALAAEQIKEVILAGMDAPLEAGLALERKANALLFASRDQKEGMQAFIEKRPAQFEGY, translated from the coding sequence ATGTCCGACTCATCCGCTGCACCGGTTCTGCTCGAACGCCCACTGCCCGGCGTGGCCCTGCTGCGGCTCAACCGCCCCCAGGCGACCAACGCTTTGAGCCTGGAATTGCAGGCGCTGCTGTCGCGTTATTTCAGTGAGCTTGCGATCGACCCCGAGGTGCGTTGCATCGTGCTGACCGGTGGAGACAAGGTGTTCGCCGCCGGTGGCGACATCAACAGCATGGCCGGGGTCGGCGCCATCGATATCTACAAGCGCCACACCGAACGGGTCTGGGGGCCGATCCAGCACTGCCCGAAACCGGTGATTGCGGCAGTTTGCGGTTATGCCTATGGCGGCGGCTGTGAGCTGGCGATGCATGCCGACCTGATTGTCGCCGGCCGCAGCGCCCGCTTCTGCCAACCGGAAATCCGCATCGGCATCATGCCGGGCATCGGTGGCACCCAGCGGCTGGTGCGGGCGGTGGGCAAGGTCAAGGCGATGCGCATGGCGCTCACCGGCCAACCGATCAGCGCCGAGGAAGCCTGGGTCGCCGGACTGATCAGCGACCTGGTCGACGATGACCAGGTGCAGGCACACGCCCTGGAGCTGGCGCGCGTCATCGCCGCCATGCCAGCCCTGGCCGCCGAGCAGATCAAGGAAGTGATCCTGGCGGGCATGGATGCGCCCCTGGAAGCCGGCCTGGCGCTGGAGCGCAAGGCCAATGCATTGTTGTTCGCCTCACGGGACCAGAAGGAAGGCATGCAGGCGTTCATCGAGAAACGCCCGGCGCAGTTCGAAGGGTATTAA
- a CDS encoding FAD-binding protein: MTAQVQSQTHYDVIVVGSGAGAMTSAVFLADHGFSVLIVEKSDKYGGTSAISGGGIWIPNNHYFAKLNGNDTYATALRYLQAAAGEHVDETRLRTYLDNAPKMIEELAQTSRVRYAVAAKYPDYYPHLPGALPGGRTLDPEFFDTSLLGDELDNLRKPSPSTLLMGCIAWTARDAHKVMARGFGWRLLIMGLMLRYKLDFKWRRKSKIDRRASLGSSLVASLRRSLMDRNVPLWLNTDFAGLLTKDGRVSGVSVRRNGAEVQLHARHGVILASGGFEQNQALREKYLPQPTRMAWSATPPGNNTGAALEAGLAQGAATALMDWAWWAPTIAVPGEEKPRGIFAERAFPGAIVVNSLGRRFVNEAAPYLEFVDAMYRDNGLTGGKSVPAWVIFDGHFRFNYAMGPLMPGQIMPDSRLRKEWLNTLYWKDDTLAGLARQIGVDAAGLEATVVKVNEYARTGKDPDFGRGGNVFDRYYGDSNIKPNPCLAPLRKGAYYAMRLDAGDIGTKGGLLTNEHAQVVREDGAAIAGLYAIGNCSASVMGTSYPGAGGTLGPAMTFAYVAANHLASQR, from the coding sequence ATGACGGCTCAAGTTCAGTCTCAGACCCACTACGATGTGATTGTCGTTGGTTCGGGTGCAGGTGCAATGACGTCGGCGGTGTTCCTCGCCGATCACGGTTTCAGTGTGCTGATCGTCGAAAAAAGCGACAAGTACGGCGGCACCTCGGCGATCTCCGGCGGCGGTATCTGGATCCCCAACAACCACTATTTCGCCAAGCTGAACGGCAACGACACTTACGCAACAGCCTTGCGTTATCTGCAAGCCGCGGCGGGCGAACATGTCGATGAAACCCGGCTGCGCACCTATCTGGACAATGCGCCGAAGATGATCGAAGAGCTTGCCCAGACCAGTCGGGTACGCTACGCGGTGGCCGCCAAATACCCCGACTATTACCCGCACCTGCCGGGCGCGCTGCCCGGCGGCAGAACCCTGGATCCGGAGTTCTTCGATACCAGCCTGTTGGGCGACGAACTGGACAACCTGCGTAAACCTTCGCCGTCGACCTTGCTCATGGGCTGCATCGCCTGGACCGCCCGGGATGCGCACAAGGTCATGGCGCGTGGTTTTGGCTGGCGCCTGCTGATCATGGGCCTGATGCTGCGTTACAAACTCGATTTCAAATGGCGCCGCAAAAGCAAGATCGACCGCCGGGCGTCCCTGGGCAGCTCGCTGGTGGCATCGCTGCGGCGCTCGCTGATGGACCGCAACGTGCCGCTCTGGCTCAACACCGATTTTGCCGGCTTGCTCACCAAGGACGGCCGTGTCAGCGGCGTCAGCGTGCGGCGTAACGGTGCCGAGGTGCAACTGCACGCGCGCCACGGGGTGATCCTGGCGTCCGGTGGTTTTGAACAGAACCAGGCACTGCGTGAAAAATACTTGCCGCAACCGACCCGCATGGCCTGGAGTGCGACACCTCCGGGCAACAACACCGGTGCCGCGCTGGAGGCCGGGCTGGCTCAGGGGGCGGCCACCGCATTGATGGATTGGGCCTGGTGGGCGCCGACCATCGCCGTACCGGGCGAGGAAAAACCCCGGGGGATCTTCGCCGAGCGCGCATTCCCCGGCGCCATCGTGGTCAACAGCCTGGGCCGGCGCTTCGTCAACGAGGCCGCGCCGTATCTGGAGTTCGTCGATGCGATGTACCGCGACAACGGGCTCACGGGTGGCAAGTCGGTGCCGGCCTGGGTGATTTTCGATGGCCATTTCCGTTTCAACTACGCGATGGGGCCGTTGATGCCGGGCCAGATCATGCCCGACAGCCGCTTGCGCAAGGAATGGCTGAACACCCTGTACTGGAAGGACGACACCCTGGCCGGGCTGGCCAGACAGATCGGCGTCGATGCCGCCGGCCTCGAAGCCACCGTGGTCAAGGTCAACGAGTATGCGCGCACGGGCAAGGATCCGGACTTCGGGCGCGGCGGCAACGTATTCGACCGTTATTACGGCGACAGCAATATCAAGCCCAACCCGTGCCTGGCGCCATTGCGCAAAGGCGCGTACTACGCCATGCGTCTTGATGCCGGGGACATCGGCACCAAGGGCGGCCTGCTGACCAACGAACATGCGCAAGTGGTCCGTGAAGACGGCGCCGCCATCGCTGGCCTGTACGCGATCGGCAACTGCTCGGCGTCGGTGATGGGCACCAGCTATCCAGGCGCGGGCGGCACACTGGGGCCGGCGATGACCTTCGCCTATGTCGCCGCCAACCACTTGGCCAGCCAGCGATAG
- a CDS encoding SDR family oxidoreductase translates to MELHSGLDYSGKVVLVTGGTKGIGAGIALGFLAANARVIVCARREPEQVPAQGGKRATFIAADVRDHDSLQRLFATIERDFGRLDVVVNNAGGSPSADAATASPRFHESIIGLNLIAPLNVAQHANRLMQAQVQGGCIVFIGSISALRSSPGTAAYGAAKAGVLALVQSLAVEWGPKVRVVTVSPGLVQTEQSHLHYGSEAGIAAVAAGIPAARMAVAEDIANACLYIASPLASYASGCNLLLHGGGERPAFLGAAQVLPT, encoded by the coding sequence ATGGAGCTGCATTCGGGTCTTGATTACAGCGGCAAGGTGGTGCTGGTCACCGGTGGCACCAAGGGCATCGGCGCCGGTATTGCGCTGGGGTTCCTGGCCGCGAACGCACGGGTGATCGTCTGTGCCCGGCGCGAACCTGAACAGGTGCCGGCGCAGGGTGGCAAGCGCGCGACCTTCATCGCCGCGGATGTGCGGGACCACGATTCCCTGCAACGCCTGTTCGCCACCATCGAGCGCGACTTCGGGCGCCTCGACGTGGTGGTCAACAACGCCGGCGGCAGCCCTTCCGCCGACGCAGCCACGGCGTCGCCCAGGTTTCATGAAAGCATCATCGGTCTGAACCTGATCGCGCCGCTCAACGTCGCCCAGCACGCCAACCGGCTGATGCAGGCCCAGGTGCAGGGCGGTTGCATCGTCTTTATCGGCAGCATCAGTGCGCTGCGTTCCTCGCCAGGCACCGCCGCTTACGGCGCGGCCAAGGCCGGGGTGCTGGCGCTGGTGCAATCGCTGGCGGTGGAGTGGGGGCCCAAGGTGCGGGTGGTCACGGTCAGCCCGGGGCTGGTACAGACCGAGCAGTCGCATCTGCACTACGGCTCCGAGGCCGGTATCGCCGCCGTCGCGGCAGGCATTCCGGCCGCGCGCATGGCGGTGGCCGAAGACATCGCCAACGCCTGTCTCTACATCGCATCGCCGCTGGCCAGTTACGCCAGCGGTTGCAACCTGTTGCTGCATGGCGGTGGTGAACGTCCGGCATTTCTCGGTGCCGCGCAGGTTCTGCCCACCTGA
- a CDS encoding DUF6124 family protein encodes MIKPTPNPPDTDPATPSETIDSNNSHPPSERIPSAADIQATPRKLCTMFIVNPELDTETLLAHACESLASANVMALDLADHMAGTSRNALLGIAQVIMLGELAVNRALDRIDRAE; translated from the coding sequence ATGATTAAGCCAACACCAAACCCGCCGGACACCGATCCGGCAACGCCCTCAGAAACCATCGACTCAAACAATTCCCACCCACCATCCGAACGCATTCCCTCTGCCGCCGACATCCAGGCCACTCCGCGCAAGCTTTGCACCATGTTCATCGTCAACCCGGAACTCGATACCGAAACCCTGCTGGCCCACGCCTGTGAGTCGCTGGCTTCGGCCAATGTCATGGCGCTGGATCTGGCGGATCATATGGCAGGGACGAGTCGCAACGCCCTGTTGGGGATTGCCCAGGTCATCATGCTGGGTGAGCTGGCGGTGAACCGGGCGTTGGATCGGATTGATCGGGCTGAATAG
- a CDS encoding glycoside hydrolase family 19 protein translates to MAKLLDWIFGRHYDSSTPRAMPPVWPTRDTQPIPPPTAPKTDDLPPLKNWCHPLKDRRDPLQQLTHLANATAGYYPLGRNGLWHGGVHFDSGTAVGLKQSSVHCLADGEVVAYRIDHKSPTTCYVHEITARKPFSRNFVLVRHRLQAPKIDGNPDTPPSLTFYSLYMHLQDWEKYIEDSTIARPAFWPERPTFRVKQTANDVLPGRPEQRGLKVLNKWHGQVIDFLPRGAEVTISGTGQFRKLESSLGPAKLLNPDGSIKGYLSTQVLKHPDRKVTRISSSKKTVNVRAEPLIADNVIFDLPVESEVTVSGEGEFRKLERINQYVHFDTLDGAIEPAASDQVVVLDEPIAIKAGDLIGHLGLYQDGGASEPEKKLHLETFSGDDVEAFIDDSRDWALLLPKKDRTWLKLAKGTPVVPPEGNTTAAQLQMSSASSPLSAADLLVPKKLLDDLPTDRKIQVPASPTRKARTWYRLENLLHDANNKLLDGWVCEEIGVTPWVSPWDWEGYDVIIDYSRPKHLLASFLSATDGVSDAQRERYRPIAEKDDKGPMKSRLYEIIDRNRDGKMTATELQAALQLPAHAQSISQMILYKESEWFHQPKVWDALDELLGHSGSTPHLNWLAEKQRIAEMAWWKDVAEKVGLPSWGSAYHFHPIGLMGIFSGNRFKFSLKVMRSIYPKLSEGRYGDLQKIADELNANIDFFKLDTPLRRTHFFAQIQQETGVDLSVDEDFSYEADALINLFRYFRNNPEEARRHGYKVRTGKIKENGLPMTRSDYEAIANGAYGGRTELGNRGISSGDGWKYRGRGLKQLTGLHNYTLFQRWHSKFSAQWPNDHPDFVADPDLLLEMKYAVRSAASFWLSNKLYEIADSGSAPEVVDSITAIVNKHTESYPDRRENFVELLRRGTLN, encoded by the coding sequence ATGGCGAAGCTGCTCGACTGGATTTTTGGACGCCACTACGACTCAAGCACCCCCAGGGCAATGCCTCCGGTTTGGCCAACGCGCGACACCCAGCCCATCCCCCCACCAACGGCCCCGAAAACCGACGACTTGCCGCCGCTGAAAAACTGGTGCCACCCGCTCAAGGACAGGCGCGACCCATTGCAGCAACTGACCCACCTGGCCAACGCCACCGCCGGTTACTACCCCTTGGGCCGCAATGGCTTGTGGCACGGTGGTGTGCATTTCGACAGCGGTACCGCCGTGGGCCTGAAGCAATCCAGCGTGCACTGCCTGGCCGACGGCGAAGTGGTGGCTTACCGCATCGACCACAAATCGCCGACGACCTGCTACGTCCACGAGATCACCGCCAGGAAACCCTTCTCGCGCAACTTCGTGCTGGTCCGCCATCGTCTTCAAGCGCCGAAGATCGATGGCAATCCGGACACTCCACCGAGCCTGACTTTTTACAGCCTCTACATGCATTTGCAGGATTGGGAGAAGTACATCGAGGATTCGACCATCGCTCGCCCGGCATTCTGGCCCGAGCGACCGACCTTTCGCGTCAAACAGACGGCGAATGACGTCCTCCCCGGTCGGCCTGAGCAGCGCGGTCTGAAAGTGCTCAACAAGTGGCATGGCCAGGTCATCGATTTTCTGCCGCGAGGCGCCGAGGTGACCATCAGCGGCACCGGACAATTTCGCAAGCTGGAGAGCAGCCTGGGACCGGCCAAACTGCTCAACCCCGATGGCTCGATCAAGGGCTATCTCTCTACTCAGGTGCTCAAACACCCAGACCGCAAAGTGACGCGCATCAGTTCGTCGAAGAAGACAGTCAACGTCCGAGCCGAACCGCTGATTGCTGATAACGTCATTTTTGATTTACCGGTTGAATCGGAAGTCACGGTCAGTGGCGAAGGCGAGTTTCGCAAGCTCGAACGCATCAACCAGTATGTGCATTTTGATACGCTTGACGGTGCCATTGAGCCGGCAGCGTCAGATCAGGTAGTGGTGCTTGATGAGCCCATCGCGATCAAGGCTGGAGACTTGATCGGCCACCTCGGCCTGTATCAGGACGGCGGCGCGAGTGAGCCGGAAAAGAAGCTGCACCTGGAAACGTTCAGTGGTGATGACGTCGAGGCGTTCATCGACGACAGTCGGGATTGGGCCCTGCTCCTTCCGAAGAAAGACCGAACCTGGCTGAAACTCGCCAAGGGCACTCCCGTGGTGCCGCCTGAAGGCAATACCACCGCGGCACAATTGCAGATGTCGAGTGCTTCCAGCCCGCTCAGTGCTGCCGACTTGCTGGTCCCAAAGAAGTTGCTCGACGATCTGCCAACAGACCGAAAAATCCAGGTGCCCGCGAGCCCGACGCGCAAAGCTCGTACCTGGTATCGCCTGGAAAACTTGCTTCACGACGCCAATAACAAACTTCTCGATGGCTGGGTGTGTGAAGAGATAGGTGTAACGCCTTGGGTCAGTCCGTGGGATTGGGAAGGCTATGACGTCATCATCGACTACAGCCGACCCAAACACCTGCTGGCCTCTTTTCTCAGCGCCACCGACGGCGTCAGCGACGCGCAACGCGAGCGTTACCGCCCCATTGCCGAAAAAGACGACAAGGGGCCGATGAAAAGCCGGTTGTACGAGATCATCGATCGCAACCGCGACGGCAAGATGACGGCCACTGAACTGCAAGCGGCACTTCAACTGCCGGCTCATGCGCAGTCGATTTCGCAGATGATCCTTTACAAGGAAAGCGAGTGGTTCCACCAGCCGAAGGTATGGGACGCACTGGATGAGTTGCTCGGCCATAGCGGCTCGACGCCGCACTTGAATTGGCTGGCGGAGAAGCAGCGGATCGCAGAAATGGCGTGGTGGAAGGATGTTGCGGAAAAGGTGGGGTTGCCTTCTTGGGGAAGTGCATATCACTTTCATCCGATTGGGCTGATGGGGATTTTTAGTGGTAACCGATTTAAATTTTCCCTTAAGGTCATGAGAAGTATTTATCCGAAACTCAGCGAAGGTCGATATGGCGATTTGCAAAAAATCGCCGACGAGTTAAACGCAAACATCGATTTCTTCAAACTAGATACGCCATTGCGAAGAACTCACTTTTTTGCGCAAATCCAACAAGAAACGGGAGTGGATTTATCGGTAGATGAGGATTTTTCCTATGAGGCCGATGCGTTAATTAACTTATTTCGCTACTTCAGGAACAACCCGGAAGAAGCAAGGCGACATGGTTATAAAGTACGGACTGGAAAAATCAAAGAAAACGGCCTGCCTATGACACGCTCCGATTATGAGGCTATCGCCAATGGGGCATATGGGGGTCGCACCGAACTCGGCAACCGAGGAATTTCAAGCGGTGATGGGTGGAAGTATAGAGGGCGAGGTCTGAAACAGCTGACAGGACTGCACAATTACACGTTATTTCAACGTTGGCACTCAAAATTTTCGGCGCAATGGCCGAATGATCATCCTGACTTTGTTGCAGATCCTGACCTTTTACTTGAAATGAAATATGCGGTTCGATCAGCCGCAAGTTTTTGGCTGAGCAATAAGCTATATGAAATAGCAGATTCAGGTAGCGCTCCGGAGGTAGTGGACTCAATAACCGCCATCGTAAATAAACATACAGAGAGCTACCCAGACAGAAGAGAGAACTTTGTTGAGCTGTTAAGAAGAGGGACATTGAATTGA
- a CDS encoding amidase, whose amino-acid sequence MTASTTTLSNEPPTGWPRRSVLKAGALVAGIGLLGRFADARAAGLSASDYQGLDAWAMSQAIRSGELQSEDLLAAALARCQAVNPRVKAVNMLHEAYARTLLSQRRSAGTQTQGALAGVPVLIKDLNTYLEGTSTSNGCRLFKDAPPAARTSTLISRYERAGAVPFGKTTCPEFGLTTTTESMLWGQTCNPWNLAMSAGGSSGGAAAAVAAGIVPVAHATDGGGSIRIPASYCGLVGLKPSRYRTPSGPAHFEGWFGASVGNVVSRTVRDTALFLDAGQGHEAGSAYWIPPLVRPYVEELQREPGKLRVAVVRQSLTGAALEPAIAATLEQTIKQLLGLGHEVEELTLNIDPRQLFGAHGTVIGTALRTAIHDREQVLGRAATAQDLEKITLVNLERAQATTGEGLYRARQSFESIGATMEQPFERFDVILSPVTANLTPQLGLLTLDQSWDSYAHHAMGSAGFTVLANVSGQPAISLPLGQSDSGLPVGMMFTARLGGEDGLLRLASQLEQDRPWAARRAVL is encoded by the coding sequence ATGACTGCCTCGACAACCACCTTGTCCAACGAGCCGCCGACCGGCTGGCCGCGGCGCAGTGTGCTCAAGGCAGGTGCCCTGGTCGCGGGAATCGGATTGCTGGGACGTTTTGCCGATGCCCGTGCGGCGGGTCTGTCGGCCAGTGACTACCAAGGGCTGGACGCCTGGGCCATGAGTCAGGCAATTCGCAGCGGCGAGCTGCAGTCCGAAGACCTGCTGGCGGCGGCGCTAGCTCGCTGCCAGGCGGTGAATCCCCGGGTCAAGGCAGTGAACATGCTGCATGAGGCCTACGCCCGCACGCTGTTATCCCAACGCCGTTCCGCCGGTACTCAAACCCAAGGGGCACTGGCCGGCGTGCCGGTGCTGATCAAAGACCTCAATACCTACCTGGAAGGCACCTCGACCAGCAATGGTTGCCGGCTGTTCAAGGACGCCCCGCCAGCGGCCCGGACCAGCACCCTGATCAGTCGTTATGAGCGTGCTGGCGCCGTGCCCTTCGGCAAGACGACCTGTCCCGAGTTCGGCTTGACCACCACCACTGAATCTATGCTGTGGGGGCAGACGTGCAACCCGTGGAACCTGGCCATGAGCGCGGGTGGTTCCTCTGGCGGCGCAGCAGCGGCCGTGGCCGCCGGGATCGTGCCTGTGGCCCATGCCACCGACGGTGGCGGCTCGATCCGCATTCCTGCCTCGTATTGCGGTCTGGTGGGGCTCAAGCCCAGCCGTTATCGCACGCCGAGCGGGCCGGCGCATTTCGAGGGCTGGTTTGGCGCCAGCGTCGGCAATGTGGTCTCGCGCACCGTGCGCGATACCGCGCTGTTTCTCGATGCCGGCCAGGGCCATGAAGCGGGCAGTGCCTACTGGATCCCGCCGCTGGTACGGCCGTATGTTGAAGAATTGCAGCGCGAGCCGGGCAAGTTGCGTGTCGCCGTGGTTCGCCAGTCATTGACCGGCGCGGCGTTGGAACCGGCGATTGCCGCCACGCTGGAGCAGACCATCAAGCAATTGCTGGGATTGGGGCATGAAGTCGAAGAACTGACGCTGAACATCGATCCACGCCAGCTGTTCGGTGCGCATGGCACAGTGATCGGCACCGCCTTGCGCACCGCGATTCACGACCGCGAACAGGTGTTGGGGCGGGCCGCCACGGCGCAGGATCTGGAGAAAATCACCCTGGTCAACCTGGAACGTGCCCAGGCCACCACGGGTGAAGGCCTCTATCGCGCCCGTCAGTCATTCGAAAGTATTGGCGCAACCATGGAGCAGCCGTTCGAACGCTTCGACGTGATCCTGTCGCCGGTCACCGCCAACCTGACACCGCAACTGGGCCTGCTGACGCTGGACCAATCCTGGGACAGCTATGCCCACCACGCCATGGGTAGCGCCGGCTTCACCGTGCTGGCCAACGTCAGCGGCCAACCGGCCATCTCGCTGCCGTTGGGCCAGAGTGATAGCGGCCTGCCGGTGGGCATGATGTTCACCGCCCGCCTGGGAGGTGAAGACGGTCTGCTGCGCCTGGCCAGTCAACTGGAGCAGGATCGTCCCTGGGCCGCCAGACGCGCCGTCCTCTGA
- a CDS encoding SDR family oxidoreductase → MMTSNHNNKAGRVHGKVALVTGGAKGIGAASVRVLAAEGAQVLISDLDVEAGQALAAEIGPAAAFIRHDVSSEDAWRQVIDHVRERYGRLDILVNNAGILMAGSIEETSLQAWQKVMQVNADSVFLGCREGIALMKGSGGSIINLSSVAALAGRDDYLAYSASKGAVAALSRSVAALCRRRRYRIRCNTLHPDGVLTDMTRGSLPEGVDPERMTIDSDPMNRMCRPEDVAASVLFLASDEARAINGVELRIDSGQMVMSI, encoded by the coding sequence ATGATGACGAGCAACCACAACAACAAAGCCGGCCGGGTTCACGGCAAGGTCGCGCTGGTCACCGGCGGCGCCAAGGGGATCGGCGCTGCCAGCGTGCGGGTGCTGGCGGCTGAAGGGGCCCAGGTGCTGATCAGCGACCTGGACGTCGAGGCAGGCCAGGCACTGGCGGCTGAAATCGGGCCGGCTGCAGCCTTTATCCGCCACGACGTCAGCAGCGAAGACGCATGGCGCCAGGTCATCGACCATGTGCGCGAGCGCTACGGTCGTCTGGATATCCTGGTCAACAATGCCGGCATCCTGATGGCCGGCTCGATTGAAGAAACCAGTCTGCAGGCGTGGCAAAAGGTGATGCAGGTGAATGCCGACAGTGTGTTTCTGGGCTGTCGCGAAGGCATCGCGCTGATGAAGGGCAGCGGTGGTTCGATCATCAACCTGTCGTCCGTCGCGGCCCTGGCCGGGCGTGACGACTACCTGGCTTACAGCGCCTCCAAGGGCGCGGTGGCGGCATTGTCGCGTTCGGTGGCGGCGCTTTGCCGGCGGCGCAGATACCGCATCCGCTGCAACACGCTGCACCCCGATGGCGTGCTCACCGACATGACCCGTGGCAGCCTCCCCGAAGGCGTCGACCCGGAGCGCATGACCATCGACAGCGACCCGATGAACCGCATGTGCCGGCCCGAGGACGTGGCGGCCAGCGTGCTGTTCCTGGCCAGCGATGAAGCCCGGGCGATCAATGGTGTCGAGTTGCGCATTGATAGCGGGCAGATGGTGATGAGTATCTAG